One window from the genome of Zymoseptoria tritici IPO323 chromosome 11, whole genome shotgun sequence encodes:
- a CDS encoding uncharacterized protein (No reliable hits with protein databases, neither with hypothetical (not significant). Probable M graminicola specific protein (novel gene). unknown function.), which yields MKLHIIGTALGLLAPLAQGWVTHTHICANSNVIFYSAADCYNAGLLGICAIGKPTEADVACYDYPNYEYPAFPNEYHFHGWSDSGVECYVPGFDKKVGTGHIACVFEPDDARSVRNLARESSDGPSVASQT from the exons ATGAAGCTCCACATCATCGGCACGGCTCTTGGCCTTCTTGCACCACTCGCTCAGGGATGGGTAACGCACACGCACATCTGCGCCAACTCGAATGTGATATTCTACTCGGCAGCCGACTGTTACAATGCGGGCCTGCTTGGTATCTGC GCTATTGGCAAACCAACGGAGGCGGACGTCGCTTGTTATGACTACCCGAACTATGAGTACCCGGCCTTCCCCAACGAGTATCATTTCCATGGCTGGTCGGACAGCGGCGTCGAATGCTACGTGCCAGGTTTCGACAAGAAAGTGGGAACTGGTCATATCGCTTGCGTTTTCGAACCTGACGACGCGCGAAGCGTTCGGAACTTGGCGAGAGAGAGCAGTGATGGGCCTTCTGTGGCCTCGCAGACGTGA